Proteins co-encoded in one Desulfitobacterium hafniense DCB-2 genomic window:
- a CDS encoding NAD(P)-dependent malic enzyme: MSRIKNLREEALEFHKVQPGKLEVRVTVPAQDRDDLTLAYSPGVAEPVKEIAADLENLDIYTNHANYVSIVSNGTAILGLGDLGAAASMPVMEGKSLLFKAFGDVDAFPLCVNTTDVDKIVEIVELTSPTFGGVNLEDIKAPECFEIEEKLKARGIFKGPIFHDDQHGTAVVTLAGLVNALKVVGKKIEDIKVVANGAGAAGIAIIKLLMSMGLKNVIMCDTKGAIYEGRTVGMNPWKEEIAKATNPEKFSGDLAGALVGADAFIGISAANVLNEDMIRSMAKDPIVFCQANPIPEIWPIERAFEAGAKVISTGRSDVINQINNVLAFPGMFRGAIDVRATDINDAMKVAAAYAIAGIVKDEELSADYIIPSTFNPEVAPAVAAAVAKAAIDSGIARRPMDPQEVADGLKKRLANQYK; encoded by the coding sequence ATGAGCCGTATTAAAAACCTGCGTGAAGAAGCTTTAGAATTTCACAAAGTGCAACCGGGCAAGCTGGAAGTTCGTGTTACTGTTCCGGCCCAGGACCGGGATGATCTCACCCTTGCTTACTCTCCGGGCGTTGCGGAACCGGTCAAGGAAATTGCTGCCGATCTGGAAAACCTCGATATCTACACCAATCACGCCAACTATGTCAGCATCGTTTCCAACGGAACAGCTATTTTAGGTCTCGGTGACCTGGGTGCCGCGGCTTCTATGCCGGTTATGGAAGGTAAATCACTCCTCTTCAAAGCCTTTGGGGATGTTGATGCCTTTCCTCTTTGCGTAAACACAACCGATGTGGATAAAATTGTCGAGATTGTTGAATTAACCTCACCTACCTTTGGTGGTGTTAACTTAGAAGATATCAAAGCTCCCGAATGCTTTGAAATCGAAGAAAAACTTAAAGCCCGCGGTATTTTCAAAGGACCGATTTTCCATGATGACCAACATGGTACAGCTGTTGTTACTTTAGCCGGTTTAGTCAATGCACTTAAGGTCGTAGGCAAGAAAATCGAAGACATTAAAGTCGTCGCTAATGGTGCAGGCGCAGCGGGCATCGCGATCATTAAGCTTCTCATGAGCATGGGCTTGAAAAACGTGATCATGTGCGATACCAAAGGAGCGATTTACGAAGGTCGTACAGTAGGTATGAATCCTTGGAAAGAAGAAATCGCTAAAGCAACCAATCCTGAGAAATTCAGCGGTGATCTTGCTGGTGCTTTGGTCGGTGCCGATGCCTTCATCGGAATTTCCGCGGCTAATGTCCTCAATGAAGACATGATCCGTTCCATGGCTAAAGATCCCATCGTCTTCTGCCAAGCTAATCCTATACCGGAAATCTGGCCCATCGAAAGAGCGTTTGAGGCCGGTGCCAAAGTTATTTCCACCGGACGCTCCGACGTGATCAACCAGATCAATAACGTGCTGGCCTTCCCGGGAATGTTCCGCGGAGCGATTGATGTGCGGGCCACCGATATCAACGATGCTATGAAAGTTGCTGCTGCCTATGCCATTGCCGGTATTGTCAAGGATGAAGAACTCAGTGCCGATTATATCATTCCCAGCACCTTCAATCCGGAAGTTGCTCCTGCAGTAGCGGCCGCAGTCGCTAAAGCAGCCATAGATTCCGGCATTGCCAGACGCCCCATGGATCCTCAGGAAGTTGCTGATGGACTTAAAAAGAGATTAGCAAACCAATATAAATAA
- a CDS encoding HpcH/HpaI aldolase/citrate lyase family protein: MAVMRSVMYIPGNNPKMVAKAPEIPADIITFDLEDAVPPAEKETARQIVRENLEYGAKGGAQVFVRINNWETGLTNDDLEAIVWPGLNGVTLAKTGCAADVQRLEWKLEELEMRRGIPVGTVKISMLLETAKGIAHAEECCLASKRNVNAIFGAVDYCRDMRVKITNEAVEQQYGRAKVGVACRAAGIVAIDAPFVDYANIPAFEKNVAEGKQMGYEGRMIIHPGQVEPSNRMYAPDPADVKWANDVVKVFEEEGLAKGKAAVSLNGKMVDTPVYLNAKDILASQAEIDAKTAGK, encoded by the coding sequence ATGGCTGTTATGAGATCCGTTATGTACATTCCCGGAAACAATCCTAAAATGGTGGCTAAAGCACCTGAAATTCCTGCCGACATCATTACCTTCGATTTAGAGGATGCTGTACCACCCGCGGAAAAAGAAACAGCTCGTCAGATCGTAAGAGAGAATTTAGAATATGGTGCCAAAGGTGGCGCCCAAGTATTTGTCCGTATCAATAACTGGGAAACCGGCTTAACCAATGATGACCTGGAAGCCATCGTTTGGCCTGGCCTCAATGGCGTTACCTTGGCAAAAACCGGTTGTGCCGCAGACGTACAACGTCTGGAGTGGAAACTGGAAGAGCTGGAAATGCGCCGCGGAATTCCTGTCGGAACTGTAAAAATCTCCATGCTTCTGGAAACAGCTAAAGGTATTGCCCACGCTGAAGAATGCTGCTTAGCCAGCAAGCGCAATGTCAATGCTATCTTTGGTGCTGTTGACTATTGCCGTGACATGCGCGTCAAAATCACTAATGAAGCTGTTGAACAGCAATATGGCCGTGCAAAAGTGGGCGTAGCCTGCCGTGCTGCCGGAATCGTTGCTATCGACGCTCCTTTCGTTGATTATGCCAATATCCCTGCCTTTGAAAAGAACGTTGCCGAAGGTAAGCAAATGGGTTATGAAGGCCGTATGATCATTCATCCAGGACAAGTTGAACCTTCCAACAGAATGTATGCTCCGGATCCTGCCGATGTTAAATGGGCAAATGACGTCGTAAAAGTCTTTGAAGAAGAAGGTCTGGCCAAAGGCAAAGCTGCCGTTTCCTTAAATGGAAAAATGGTTGATACCCCCGTTTATCTCAATGCCAAAGATATCTTAGCTTCTCAAGCTGAAATTGATGCTAAAACCGCCGGCAAATAA
- a CDS encoding succinate--CoA ligase subunit alpha, with the protein MGILINKETKVVVQGITGREGSVRTKYMKDYGTNLIGGTSPGKMGQEVHGVPVFNTVKEIVREQGDIDFSVIFVPGSALKTAVMEAADAGVKNIIPCVEGTPIHDIMEMIAYAKGKGSRLIGPGSIGILTPGEAVVGWLGGNVEWANKFFQKGHIGVFSRSGGQSGTIPWVLREGGFGVSTVIHTGTEPVLGTSMADLLPFFEEDPDTHGVAVYAEIGGTQEEECAEVIAAGKFTKPFVIYVAGAWAPEGQRFSHASNIVERGRGSAKSKMEAITKAGGFVAERPTDIPLILKEKLGK; encoded by the coding sequence ATGGGCATTTTGATCAACAAAGAGACCAAAGTGGTTGTCCAGGGAATTACCGGACGAGAAGGCTCGGTGCGGACAAAATATATGAAAGACTATGGTACGAATCTGATCGGCGGCACAAGTCCCGGAAAAATGGGGCAAGAGGTTCACGGTGTTCCGGTGTTCAATACCGTCAAGGAGATTGTCCGCGAACAGGGTGACATTGATTTCAGTGTTATCTTCGTACCGGGAAGCGCTTTAAAGACAGCTGTTATGGAAGCTGCCGACGCAGGGGTTAAGAACATTATTCCTTGTGTGGAAGGTACTCCTATTCATGACATTATGGAAATGATCGCCTATGCGAAAGGGAAAGGTTCAAGATTGATTGGACCGGGTTCCATTGGTATCCTCACTCCGGGAGAAGCTGTCGTCGGCTGGCTGGGCGGCAACGTGGAGTGGGCTAATAAGTTCTTCCAAAAAGGTCATATCGGTGTCTTTTCACGCAGTGGCGGTCAATCAGGTACCATTCCGTGGGTACTGAGAGAAGGCGGCTTCGGAGTCAGCACCGTTATTCATACCGGAACAGAGCCGGTGCTTGGCACCTCCATGGCCGATCTGTTACCCTTCTTCGAGGAAGATCCCGATACTCATGGCGTGGCTGTCTACGCAGAAATCGGCGGCACCCAGGAAGAAGAATGTGCGGAAGTGATCGCCGCTGGTAAATTCACAAAGCCTTTTGTCATCTATGTAGCTGGTGCTTGGGCGCCGGAAGGTCAACGCTTCTCCCATGCCTCCAATATCGTTGAGCGTGGACGCGGTTCGGCCAAGAGCAAGATGGAAGCGATCACCAAAGCTGGTGGCTTTGTAGCGGAAAGACCGACAGACATTCCGTTGATCCTTAAGGAAAAGCTGGGTAAATAA
- a CDS encoding ATP-grasp domain-containing protein encodes MARFLEYQGKEWLAKAGMPVPKGRPASTPEEAREAAEWIGGPVAVKGQVQAGGRGKAGIVKLVNTPDEAAAAAAEILSKTVKGLPVRKVLVEEKLDIKKEFYCSFVVNGAKEARSPMLMFSVEGGMDIESVPEDKLLKINVDPINGLQTYDAVDLAAKAGIAPEELTKFAKFLTKLSQTYKKYDCMTLEINPFVMTGNGNLICADCKMEIDNSSVGRHPEFGFDIARDLPGEPTELDYIGWSIEETDARGTGFLMNMGYDEVSPGYVGYHPIGGGSAMMGLDALNQVGLKPANYADTSGNPVASKIYRVAKSVLSQPNIDGYLLGGFMMANQEQWHHAHAIVKVLREILPTQKPGLPCVLLLCGNREDESLEILKTGLADLMTSDGPGKRIEIYGKEYVTDTKFIGERLLALSKDYRAEKEAQGK; translated from the coding sequence ATGGCAAGATTTCTAGAGTATCAAGGTAAAGAATGGCTTGCAAAAGCAGGAATGCCGGTACCTAAGGGTCGTCCGGCATCGACCCCCGAAGAAGCAAGGGAAGCCGCTGAATGGATTGGCGGTCCTGTTGCGGTAAAAGGTCAGGTACAAGCGGGTGGTCGTGGTAAAGCTGGGATTGTTAAACTGGTTAACACTCCCGATGAGGCAGCAGCAGCTGCTGCTGAAATTCTCTCCAAAACAGTAAAAGGCTTACCGGTGCGCAAAGTTCTTGTGGAAGAAAAATTGGATATCAAAAAAGAGTTCTATTGCTCCTTTGTCGTTAACGGAGCAAAGGAAGCCCGTTCACCAATGCTTATGTTCAGCGTTGAGGGCGGTATGGATATTGAAAGTGTCCCGGAAGACAAATTACTGAAGATCAATGTGGACCCCATCAATGGACTGCAGACTTATGATGCGGTAGATTTGGCTGCTAAAGCAGGAATAGCTCCGGAAGAATTAACGAAGTTTGCTAAATTTTTGACGAAACTTTCTCAAACTTATAAGAAATACGACTGTATGACCCTTGAGATCAACCCCTTCGTTATGACAGGGAATGGCAATCTCATCTGTGCCGACTGCAAGATGGAAATCGACAACAGTTCCGTAGGCCGTCATCCCGAGTTCGGCTTTGACATCGCCCGCGACCTGCCTGGTGAGCCCACAGAGTTGGACTACATCGGCTGGAGCATTGAGGAAACCGATGCCCGTGGCACAGGCTTCCTTATGAATATGGGATACGATGAAGTCAGCCCCGGATATGTTGGCTATCATCCCATCGGCGGCGGTTCGGCGATGATGGGCTTGGATGCTCTTAATCAAGTAGGTCTGAAGCCGGCCAACTATGCCGACACCAGCGGCAACCCCGTAGCTTCCAAAATTTATCGCGTTGCCAAATCGGTGCTTTCCCAGCCCAATATTGACGGCTACCTACTTGGGGGCTTTATGATGGCCAACCAGGAACAATGGCATCATGCTCATGCTATAGTCAAAGTGCTTCGTGAAATCCTCCCCACTCAAAAACCAGGATTGCCTTGTGTGCTCCTGCTTTGCGGCAACCGGGAAGATGAATCTTTGGAAATTCTCAAAACCGGACTGGCTGATCTGATGACCAGCGATGGACCTGGAAAGAGAATTGAGATTTACGGCAAAGAATATGTAACCGATACGAAGTTCATTGGTGAAAGACTTTTAGCTCTGAGCAAAGACTATCGGGCTGAGAAAGAAGCTCAAGGAAAGTAG
- a CDS encoding tetratricopeptide repeat protein, translated as MRQIQYDLEIIYVYKLYYFFSLLIFICPTSLILGWRFGQMLGLLIFILGFLLAYFLMMHKKSFPTPDKKITARKMAKEITQDSTPLAISHFSSQLYFYFNEKRQAIALLEKYQNTHDPLLCATLADILLREGRPRHALRIVHDNPHHTSDPLLLCVLGHILRQMNEWQAAIRIYELSLALSKKSGFPCNGANRFTQFLLTLSYTATIHHSLGDCYLILKNYSQAKKHYLLGNIRIFDVSLWRTGKVPTTHTA; from the coding sequence ATGCGTCAAATCCAATATGATTTGGAAATCATCTATGTCTATAAACTTTATTACTTCTTCTCTTTGCTTATCTTCATTTGCCCGACCAGTCTCATCTTAGGCTGGCGCTTTGGCCAAATGCTCGGGCTCTTGATCTTTATCCTCGGTTTTCTTCTTGCCTATTTTTTAATGATGCACAAAAAAAGTTTTCCCACCCCGGACAAAAAGATCACTGCCCGCAAAATGGCAAAGGAAATCACTCAGGATTCCACACCCTTAGCAATTTCCCATTTTTCCAGTCAACTTTATTTTTATTTTAATGAAAAGAGGCAGGCTATCGCTTTATTGGAAAAATACCAAAACACCCATGATCCCCTTTTGTGTGCAACCCTTGCCGACATTCTCCTGCGTGAGGGCCGCCCCAGGCATGCCTTAAGGATAGTTCATGATAACCCTCACCATACTTCAGATCCGCTTCTGCTTTGTGTGCTGGGCCATATACTGCGGCAGATGAATGAATGGCAGGCTGCCATTAGGATTTACGAACTAAGCCTGGCTCTATCCAAAAAATCCGGGTTTCCCTGCAATGGCGCTAATCGGTTCACTCAGTTTCTGCTCACCTTAAGTTACACTGCCACGATTCATCATTCTCTTGGCGATTGTTATCTCATTTTGAAGAATTACTCCCAAGCGAAAAAGCACTACTTATTGGGGAATATTCGTATCTTTGATGTTTCTCTTTGGCGAACCGGCAAGGTCCCCACGACTCATACGGCATAA
- a CDS encoding N-acetyltransferase has translation MNLRRAKLPDVEAMMSLVNHFADQGLMLPRSRNSLYEGLREFLVVEEQDRIIGIGALHIIWDDLAEIRTLAVLEEYQGQGVGRSLVNALLADARTILCPRVFTLTYQPGFFERCGFIMINKEDMPHKVWKDCIHCVKFPNCDENAMMLNL, from the coding sequence ATGAACTTAAGAAGAGCAAAATTACCAGACGTAGAAGCGATGATGTCACTCGTTAACCATTTTGCCGACCAGGGGCTGATGCTGCCGCGGTCACGGAACTCACTCTATGAAGGCCTTAGAGAATTCCTGGTGGTCGAAGAACAGGATAGAATCATCGGCATAGGCGCTCTGCATATTATCTGGGATGATCTGGCGGAGATACGGACTCTTGCCGTGTTGGAAGAGTATCAGGGGCAAGGGGTAGGCAGAAGCCTCGTTAATGCTTTGCTGGCTGATGCCCGAACCATCCTTTGCCCCAGAGTGTTTACCCTGACCTATCAACCTGGTTTTTTTGAACGCTGCGGTTTTATTATGATCAATAAAGAAGATATGCCCCATAAAGTATGGAAAGATTGCATCCATTGTGTAAAGTTCCCTAACTGTGATGAAAATGCCATGATGCTGAACCTGTAA
- a CDS encoding P1 family peptidase has translation MERRSARSCGLWMGELAPGLHNDITDVPGVLVGHVSLIKGYGPLIPGVGPVRTGITAIRPHPGNIYREPCRAGIHVMNGFGKSLGVPYIQETGLLNSPIFLTNTLSVYDAAQGMLTYLLQENPEIGHDARTPNLVVFECDDSYLNDIRGRHVKPWDGILALNRAAAGPLAQGCVGAGVGMCLFQLKGGIGSASRIVPSQGKDYRVGMLALTNFGHLEDMLINGVPIGLMMKRANLQEMLCQVPGSLILVGMTDAPLSCRQLHMLAARAPMGLGRTGGISRMGSGEFCLMVSNTGLEFEAPLSDWELDPFFKAVVEITAESIWNSLFYATSMVGRDWHLCQALPIAEVLSWMG, from the coding sequence ATGGAGCGGCGAAGTGCCCGGTCCTGCGGCTTATGGATGGGGGAGCTGGCACCTGGATTACATAACGATATCACGGATGTGCCCGGAGTCTTGGTGGGTCATGTTTCTTTAATCAAAGGTTACGGTCCCCTCATTCCCGGCGTGGGTCCTGTCCGCACCGGCATTACAGCCATTCGTCCTCACCCGGGGAATATCTATCGTGAGCCCTGCCGGGCGGGAATTCACGTCATGAATGGTTTTGGCAAGTCTCTGGGTGTGCCTTATATCCAAGAGACCGGTCTGCTGAATTCTCCCATTTTCTTAACTAATACCTTGAGTGTCTATGACGCAGCTCAAGGAATGCTGACTTATTTGCTGCAGGAAAATCCGGAGATAGGCCATGATGCCCGAACCCCTAATTTGGTGGTTTTCGAATGCGATGACTCCTATCTGAATGATATCCGTGGCCGCCATGTGAAGCCCTGGGATGGGATTTTAGCCCTGAACCGTGCCGCGGCAGGCCCGCTGGCTCAGGGATGTGTGGGGGCGGGAGTGGGAATGTGCTTATTTCAGCTGAAAGGCGGGATTGGCAGTGCTTCACGTATTGTTCCCAGCCAGGGCAAAGATTATCGGGTGGGTATGTTGGCCTTGACCAACTTTGGGCATTTAGAAGATATGCTTATCAACGGTGTTCCGATAGGTTTAATGATGAAGAGGGCTAACCTGCAAGAAATGCTTTGCCAGGTTCCAGGCTCTCTTATTTTAGTGGGTATGACGGATGCTCCTCTCAGTTGCCGGCAACTGCATATGCTGGCGGCAAGGGCCCCTATGGGATTAGGCCGGACGGGGGGCATATCGCGGATGGGGAGCGGAGAGTTTTGCTTGATGGTCAGCAACACCGGCTTGGAATTTGAAGCACCGCTCAGCGATTGGGAGCTGGATCCCTTTTTTAAAGCAGTGGTGGAAATAACGGCTGAAAGCATCTGGAATTCCCTGTTCTATGCTACATCAATGGTAGGGCGGGATTGGCATTTATGCCAAGCGCTTCCCATTGCCGAAGTATTATCCTGGATGGGCTAA
- a CDS encoding TetR/AcrR family transcriptional regulator, whose amino-acid sequence MSELSRRERKKLETYTRLYECAMELFRQQGYEQTSVEQITQLADVGKGTFYNYFQSKEAVVLEYSRRNYQELIASGREAGYSLQERLAHVLRNWSQFMIRERELAWVALKNREEAELDKGLHYGIIGIISHGQRIGEINKRYDPVFLAESLQGMVLQHFLHWFVTGEGDLEKEMEDVLNLFFEGLSERKLRA is encoded by the coding sequence ATGTCTGAGTTATCTCGCCGGGAGAGAAAGAAACTGGAGACGTATACCCGACTTTATGAGTGTGCCATGGAGCTTTTTCGCCAACAAGGCTATGAACAAACTTCAGTGGAGCAGATTACCCAACTGGCTGACGTAGGCAAGGGGACCTTTTATAATTACTTTCAATCCAAGGAGGCCGTTGTTTTGGAGTATTCCCGGCGCAACTATCAGGAACTGATCGCTTCAGGCCGGGAGGCAGGGTACTCTCTTCAGGAACGTTTGGCTCACGTGCTGAGGAATTGGTCTCAATTTATGATCCGGGAAAGGGAATTAGCCTGGGTGGCGCTTAAAAACAGGGAAGAAGCTGAGCTGGATAAAGGCTTGCACTATGGAATTATCGGTATTATCAGCCATGGCCAGCGTATTGGCGAAATTAATAAACGCTATGATCCGGTCTTTTTGGCAGAAAGCCTGCAGGGTATGGTGCTGCAGCATTTTCTGCATTGGTTTGTTACAGGAGAAGGGGATTTAGAGAAAGAGATGGAGGATGTCCTTAATCTCTTTTTTGAAGGACTGAGTGAACGGAAGCTTAGAGCCTAG
- a CDS encoding HD domain-containing protein, whose protein sequence is MFYRIHQFWQAIHPIITEDELAWVISLLPAPSLALFQGQPLPEQRHALDVAQDLWSSGIRDSHLLIAALLHDCGKTRYPLQLWERVAIVLLQKAPRKIWHTLSRSSLPLAASLQAAEAHPLWGAEMASHLGLDPRIVELIREHHTPHSQEGYLLYQADNRH, encoded by the coding sequence ATGTTTTACCGCATCCATCAATTTTGGCAAGCCATCCACCCCATCATCACAGAAGATGAACTGGCCTGGGTCATATCCCTGCTGCCCGCCCCAAGCCTTGCTCTGTTCCAAGGTCAGCCCCTTCCGGAACAGCGTCATGCACTGGATGTGGCACAGGACTTATGGAGTTCCGGGATTCGGGACTCACATCTTCTTATCGCTGCTCTTCTTCATGATTGCGGCAAGACAAGATATCCTCTCCAACTATGGGAGCGGGTTGCGATTGTTTTGCTGCAAAAGGCACCCCGCAAAATTTGGCATACTTTAAGCCGCTCCTCCCTCCCACTTGCCGCCTCCTTGCAGGCGGCTGAAGCTCATCCGCTTTGGGGAGCGGAAATGGCGTCACACCTCGGTTTAGACCCCCGCATCGTCGAGCTGATCAGGGAACATCACACACCTCACAGCCAGGAAGGATATTTGCTTTACCAGGCGGATAACCGGCACTAG
- a CDS encoding translation initiation factor 2, with amino-acid sequence MAKGDRDLEIHEEVKNLREELRAAKGRIGELEQRVEHLRVSRRVLMNLLEKVEREKVALIHKLEKENIRLQRDNTRFAKWIFSKNREIVQLQEKIEEYKEKA; translated from the coding sequence ATGGCTAAGGGGGACAGGGACTTGGAGATTCATGAAGAAGTCAAAAATCTTCGCGAAGAACTCAGGGCTGCCAAAGGACGAATCGGTGAATTGGAACAGCGGGTGGAGCATCTAAGAGTCAGCCGCAGAGTCCTTATGAATCTGCTGGAAAAAGTAGAGAGGGAAAAAGTCGCTCTCATTCATAAGCTGGAAAAGGAAAATATCCGCTTGCAACGGGACAATACACGGTTTGCCAAATGGATTTTCTCCAAGAATCGGGAGATCGTTCAGTTGCAGGAAAAAATTGAGGAATACAAAGAGAAGGCTTAA
- a CDS encoding aminotransferase class I/II-fold pyridoxal phosphate-dependent enzyme gives MKARRLSSLGASVFTEMDDLRKELEKAGKQLINLSIGSPDRSPSAEIRKVLAEGVLDGGSYGYTLTRGTESFRSGCARWYKERFGVNLDPEKEVLPLMGSQDGLAHIFLALCDPGDVALIPDPGYPIYTAGLVLAGGEKVALPLREENGFLPDLSAIEDEVAQQAKIMFLNYPNNPTAAVAPLSFFEEVVDFARRNRIVVCHDAAYSELAFDGYRPVSFLQVPGAKEVGIEFHSVSKTYNLAGVRLGFAVGNGEIIGALAELKSNIDYGVFEPALQAGAYALSASQENVEQNRRAYQERRDIWVKGCAQAGWSMPSPRGSMFIWAPVPTAQDSRSFAFALAREAGVIVVPGVAFGEYGEGYVRIGMVQDQEVLQEAVRRVQEFLAAQG, from the coding sequence TTGAAAGCGCGGCGTTTAAGCAGTTTAGGAGCATCTGTATTTACAGAAATGGACGATTTAAGAAAAGAGTTGGAGAAGGCTGGTAAACAGCTGATTAATCTTAGCATCGGCAGCCCTGACCGCTCCCCCTCCGCAGAGATTCGCAAGGTCCTGGCTGAAGGGGTCCTTGACGGCGGGAGTTATGGCTACACTCTGACCCGGGGGACAGAAAGCTTTCGGTCAGGATGTGCCCGGTGGTACAAAGAGCGCTTTGGCGTCAATTTGGACCCGGAAAAAGAAGTGCTTCCTTTAATGGGTTCTCAGGACGGGCTTGCCCATATCTTTTTAGCTCTGTGCGATCCCGGAGATGTGGCTTTAATACCTGATCCGGGGTACCCCATCTACACGGCGGGATTAGTCCTGGCCGGAGGAGAAAAGGTTGCTCTGCCTTTAAGGGAGGAAAACGGCTTTTTGCCGGATCTGTCGGCCATTGAGGATGAGGTGGCCCAACAAGCTAAAATCATGTTTCTTAATTACCCTAACAACCCCACTGCGGCGGTGGCGCCTTTGTCCTTTTTCGAAGAAGTTGTTGATTTTGCCCGGAGGAACAGGATTGTGGTGTGTCATGACGCCGCCTACTCGGAGTTAGCCTTTGACGGTTACCGTCCCGTGAGCTTCCTTCAGGTTCCGGGGGCCAAAGAAGTGGGGATTGAATTTCACTCCGTCTCCAAAACCTACAATTTGGCAGGGGTCAGACTGGGATTTGCGGTGGGCAATGGGGAAATCATCGGGGCCTTGGCTGAGCTGAAATCGAATATCGACTACGGGGTATTTGAGCCTGCCCTGCAGGCGGGTGCCTATGCCCTCAGTGCCTCTCAGGAAAATGTTGAACAAAACCGCCGGGCCTATCAGGAACGGAGAGATATCTGGGTTAAGGGGTGTGCTCAGGCAGGGTGGTCCATGCCCTCTCCCCGAGGCTCCATGTTTATTTGGGCTCCGGTACCCACAGCACAGGATTCCCGCAGCTTTGCCTTCGCCTTAGCCCGGGAGGCCGGTGTCATTGTCGTCCCCGGTGTTGCCTTTGGGGAATATGGAGAAGGGTATGTGCGGATTGGCATGGTCCAGGATCAGGAAGTCTTGCAGGAGGCTGTGCGGCGGGTTCAAGAGTTTCTGGCTGCCCAGGGTTAA
- a CDS encoding PHP domain-containing protein, with protein sequence MPEVKLRYPEADLHCHTSASDGLLTPWELVKQAAELGLKAVGITDHDTLSGWEKASQAGKHFNVDILRGVELNTEWAGVEVHILGYEMNPQGTILEDKLSELREARFKRVYTIIEKLQDLGIPIQKAEVERITKGESVGRPHIAQVLVDKGIVNSIAEAFDRYIGTGGPAYVPRLKITPEEGIVLIRKAGGVAVLAHPGIYKLEKGIEQWVKAGLQGVEVSHSEHTLEDEKKYRAIAKEYGLLMTGGSDFHGEKRKPGVRLGGWGTTYGVVEEIRNLANLACSHHI encoded by the coding sequence ATGCCCGAAGTTAAACTTAGATATCCGGAAGCTGATTTGCATTGCCATACCAGTGCATCCGATGGGCTGCTTACGCCCTGGGAGCTGGTTAAGCAGGCCGCGGAATTAGGACTTAAGGCGGTAGGAATAACGGATCACGATACCCTAAGCGGCTGGGAAAAGGCCAGCCAAGCAGGCAAGCATTTCAATGTGGACATCCTCAGAGGAGTCGAGCTCAATACGGAGTGGGCTGGTGTCGAAGTTCATATTCTCGGTTACGAGATGAATCCCCAAGGGACGATCCTTGAAGACAAACTTTCCGAACTAAGGGAGGCTCGCTTTAAAAGAGTCTATACGATTATTGAAAAATTGCAGGATTTAGGGATACCTATTCAGAAAGCTGAGGTTGAAAGAATCACCAAGGGGGAATCTGTGGGGAGACCCCATATTGCTCAGGTTCTTGTTGATAAAGGAATAGTGAACTCTATTGCTGAAGCTTTTGATCGCTATATAGGAACCGGAGGGCCGGCCTATGTTCCCCGTTTAAAAATAACCCCGGAAGAGGGAATCGTGCTTATCCGCAAAGCCGGTGGTGTTGCCGTATTGGCTCATCCCGGCATCTATAAATTGGAAAAAGGAATTGAGCAATGGGTCAAAGCAGGGCTGCAAGGAGTTGAGGTAAGCCACTCTGAACACACCCTTGAAGATGAAAAGAAATACCGGGCTATAGCTAAAGAATACGGATTGCTGATGACAGGTGGTTCAGATTTTCATGGGGAAAAGCGCAAGCCAGGTGTTCGTTTAGGCGGCTGGGGAACTACCTATGGAGTCGTGGAAGAAATCCGCAATTTGGCCAATTTGGCCTGTTCGCATCATATCTAA